The region CAAATATTGTTCCTACTATAAAAATAGGTTTATTATTTGCATCAAACCTTGTAACCTTTGTAGTAAGCTGAATATGTTTTAAAGTATTGTCTCTTAACAATATCCTAAATTCAATGATTTTTCTTTTATCACTTTTAATTGCTTTATAAAGATGATGTTTTACTTTTCTTTTTTCCTCTTCATGTACAAAAGATAAAAACTTTGTAATTGAGGGTTTTATCTCATTTGGATATAGTCCAAAAATTTTAAAATGTTCATTACTCCATTCTAGATGTTTAGTTTTTGTGTTATAACTAAAACTTCCTAATCTTGCTATTTTTTGCGCTTCATCTAATAAATAGTTTGTTCTACTTAGTTCTTTTGTTTTTAGTTCAACTCTTTTTTCAAGTTCTTGATTTAGATTTTTTAACTCTTTTGTTCTTTCATTTACAAGTAGTTTCAGAGTTTTGTTTCTATTCATATTTTGTTGATTAATGTAAATAAGTACAATAAATACTACAAAACCTACTGAAAGTATTATCCAAAAAACTGTGTAATCAATATTTTCTTTATATTGAATATTATTCCATTTACCTGCTATTTGAGAAACTTCACTTGGATCAAGAGAAGAGATTGCTTTATTTAATATCTCTTGCAATAATGGATAATCATCCCTTATCATAATAGCAACTTTATAAGTTAGACCAGTATTTCCACTTATTTTTAAATCATTAAGATTTAATTTGTTTATATTGTAAATTAGATTTGGTTTTATACCCACAAAAGCATAAACTTCAGAGTTTGATACTTTTTCAAGCCCCTCTTCAATATTTTTAACAGTAATTAGTTTTAAGTCAGGATAATACTCTTCAAGTAGTTTATGTGCAGTAAAATTCTTACCTACAGCAACTTTTTTATCATATAAGTAATTTATGCTTTCTATAAAATTTTCATCTTTTAATGTAACAATAGATAAAGGAAATTCAATGTAAGGTTTAGAAAAAATAGAATATTTCAATCTATCTTTTGTTTCTCCTACACTAAAAATAACATCAGCTTTTTTATTTTTAATTAAATCTAATTGTTCTGTAAATTTATTAGAAAAAAGATACTCAGAGTTAAGATTTAAACTTCTTGAAAGCATCTCCCAAATTTCAGAAGCCATACCCGATGGCTCACCTTTTTTATTTTTAAAAGTGAAAGGTTTCCAATCCTCTGAAACTGAAACTTTAAAAAGATGATTTTTAAGAAAATCTTTTTCTCTTTGAGATAATGAAAAACTCTTTTTGTAAATTTGTTGTTCTGTATTAAGAACCCATTTACTCTCAACTTCATATAATTCTTCATTTGTTAATTTTCTAAAACCTTTATTAAATATATCAATTAAATCTTTATTTTTTGAGATTGCTTTTATAGGAACATACTCTTGCAATAAATCTATAGGTTTAAGTTTATGAAAAAAATTGTTTCTTAATGAATAAAATTCAATTGCAAATTTATCATCAAAAATTAAATCAAGTTTTTTTGATAAAAAATCATTGAATAAAGTATCATAATCTTTATAAACTAAAGTTTGAGAAAAGGGAAAATTAGCGTCAATATGTCTTTTGTGATCTTTCCCTACAATCCCTATAAGATAAGAAGCTTGCTTACTGAAATCTTTACTAAAATCTTTATGTATAAAAAGTGAAGTTCTTGTTTTATAAATAGAGTATGATGATTGCATCCATGAATCATAAGGGTTTGTTCCTAGAAAAAAATCAACTTTTCCTGTTTTTGCAAGATCTATTGCATTGTCCCAAAGTTTTCCATTTACAAATTTAATTTTATAATTGTTTTTTTCTGCCCATAGATTCCAATAATCAATTAATAAACCTTCTGGGTGTCCATTTTCTAAATATGAGAAAGGTGCATATTCTGGATCATATGAAACTGTAAAATATTTATTTGAAGATGCATTTAAAATATGTGTAAGTATTAAAAGAAGAAAAGCAACTTTAAAAAAAGATTTCATTAAAATCCTGTATTGAATAATTTATTTATTATATCGAAGATAAATATAAAATAAATTGTATAAAAGGTTAAAAAATAGTGTTTTTAGGTTTGCCAATATAATAACCTTGTACATAATCGATTCCAAGTTCTTTTAAAATATCTTCTATCTCTTTTTTATGAACCATCTCTGCAATTGTTTTTAGTTTTACATTTTTTGCAAACTCAACAATTGATTTAACAATAATTTTAGAATTTTCACTTCTATCAATACTTTCTATTAGTGAGCTATCAATCTTAAGAAAATCTACTTTTAAATTTAATATATAAGAAAAATTTGAATACCCTGAACCAAAATCATCAATAGCCAAAGCTACTCCATACTCTTTTAGTTTTTTTGAGAACATTTTAACATGTTCAAAGTCTTGAATCTCTTCACTCTCTAAAAGTTCAATAATTAATTGTGAACCAATATTATATCTATCCAACATATCAAATAAGTAGTTTGTTGTTTCATTATTTAATATATCATCAATAGAGTAATTAATAGAAAATGTAATATCAGGTTTATCTTCAAAATATTCAAAAGCTTTTTTTATCATTCTTTGTGTTATTTGAGGATAAAATTTTGCTTTTTTTGAAATATTTAAAAATAAAATGGGTGCATAAACTTCATCTTTAAATATCATTCTTGCCAAACATTCATATTTTTTTATTTCACCAGTTTTTAAATCTTTAATAGGTTGGAAATAAGGTACAATATTGTCTTTCTCTAAAGAATCTTTTATATTTAAACTCCAAGTAATATGTTTAGAATACTCTTCTTGAAGCTCTAAAGCATTGTCAAACTCTTCATATAAAGTTCTGTTCTTTTTTGCTGTTCTAAGTGCTATCGTAGCCTTTTCAATGGCTCTACTTTTTGCATTGTAAACAACACCTATAGATGACTGTATTTGAATATCTGTATCTTGATATCTACAAAACTCACTATTTAGTGAATTTATCAAATTTATACAATATGTTTTTGATATTCTTTCTTGGGTTAATATGGCAAACTCATCACTATAAAGTCTATATACCTGATGAACTTTTTTTGTTTTTTCATAAAGATACATAGCAATTTGTTTTAAGATTGTATCCCCAACTTTTACCCCATAAAAATTATTTATCTCTTTAAAAGAATCGATATTAATGATTATTAAGGTGTTGTATTCATTCTTTTTTATATCCTCTTCTAGTTTGACTAAATTTGGTAATCTAGTAAGAGAATCAGTATATAAATTATCAATCAAAATGTCATAGTAATATTTTATTTTTCCCAAGAGTTCATTAAAATGTTTTTCTAAAATATGTAACTCTTTTATTCCTGGGTTTACATTTGATCTTTTAGAAAGGTCAGTATTTAAAGATATTTTATGAATAGCCCTTGTAAATCTATTTACAGGTGTGATAATTTTTTTATTAATAACAAAATAGAGAATAATAAAACAAACAAGTATAAATAAAACAAAAAATATTAAAAAATATGAGATTAACATATCAAGTGAAATTTTTATTTCACTTGGTGGATAAGTAATATCTAATACCCCATTTACATCACCAACTTTAGTATTGTAATGGCAAGTGATACACTCTTGTCTAACTTTCATTGGATAGAGGTATCTTATACTTCCATCTTCTAAAATTAGAAATTGTTTATCACCTTTTAAAGCTTTTTGAATATATGGATCATTTGCTATTGTAAGTTTATCTTCCTCATGAATACCCATGATTTCTTCAACTTTTTTACTTCTATATGAGTGTACTTTTAAACCTTCTCTAATATGTTCAAGCCTTTTTAATATTTGTACTAAATCCTCTTTCCCCCAACCCTCTTGCATTTTTGTATTCATTATTTCAAACACAAGCTCACTTGTTTTTTTTGCATCATCTTCACCTAAATTATTTAATGCAATTCTTTTTATGTATATACTTGAAATAAATATTGATATTATACTTGTTATTAAAAGGATGAATATAATTCGGAATATAAGCTTTTTATTTGAGATGGGTTCTTTTTTATTAAATCTAGATTTAGACACAAATTACCTTAACATTTAGTGTTAGAATGATAGAATAAATTATCTTAATATTAAATAATGAATTAATAAAAATAATTTTATTTTTTTCTAAGATAAAATATCTATCTAACTAAAGTGATTTTGTAATATAATACACCAACTAATTAAAAAGGTTATATTTGAAAGAGTTAACTCATTACTATAATAAGAAAGATATTTTGTTTAAAGAGATAGAAGAGATTGCTCCAAAAGATTTGAAATCCAGAAAAAAAATTAAAATATATGTCGCAACTTCAATACAAAAAGAGTATTATGCAATTTTTATAATAGATAGTAAAAGTAGATTTATTAGGAAAAATGCTGAAGACTTGATGTTGTTATTGGAAAATTTAGTTTCATATCAAGAACACAATTTTAAGAAAAAGGAATTATTAATTTCAAGTCCTATTTGT is a window of Halarcobacter sp. DNA encoding:
- a CDS encoding EAL domain-containing protein, encoding MSKSRFNKKEPISNKKLIFRIIFILLITSIISIFISSIYIKRIALNNLGEDDAKKTSELVFEIMNTKMQEGWGKEDLVQILKRLEHIREGLKVHSYRSKKVEEIMGIHEEDKLTIANDPYIQKALKGDKQFLILEDGSIRYLYPMKVRQECITCHYNTKVGDVNGVLDITYPPSEIKISLDMLISYFLIFFVLFILVCFIILYFVINKKIITPVNRFTRAIHKISLNTDLSKRSNVNPGIKELHILEKHFNELLGKIKYYYDILIDNLYTDSLTRLPNLVKLEEDIKKNEYNTLIIINIDSFKEINNFYGVKVGDTILKQIAMYLYEKTKKVHQVYRLYSDEFAILTQERISKTYCINLINSLNSEFCRYQDTDIQIQSSIGVVYNAKSRAIEKATIALRTAKKNRTLYEEFDNALELQEEYSKHITWSLNIKDSLEKDNIVPYFQPIKDLKTGEIKKYECLARMIFKDEVYAPILFLNISKKAKFYPQITQRMIKKAFEYFEDKPDITFSINYSIDDILNNETTNYLFDMLDRYNIGSQLIIELLESEEIQDFEHVKMFSKKLKEYGVALAIDDFGSGYSNFSYILNLKVDFLKIDSSLIESIDRSENSKIIVKSIVEFAKNVKLKTIAEMVHKKEIEDILKELGIDYVQGYYIGKPKNTIF
- a CDS encoding transporter substrate-binding domain-containing protein is translated as MKSFFKVAFLLLILTHILNASSNKYFTVSYDPEYAPFSYLENGHPEGLLIDYWNLWAEKNNYKIKFVNGKLWDNAIDLAKTGKVDFFLGTNPYDSWMQSSYSIYKTRTSLFIHKDFSKDFSKQASYLIGIVGKDHKRHIDANFPFSQTLVYKDYDTLFNDFLSKKLDLIFDDKFAIEFYSLRNNFFHKLKPIDLLQEYVPIKAISKNKDLIDIFNKGFRKLTNEELYEVESKWVLNTEQQIYKKSFSLSQREKDFLKNHLFKVSVSEDWKPFTFKNKKGEPSGMASEIWEMLSRSLNLNSEYLFSNKFTEQLDLIKNKKADVIFSVGETKDRLKYSIFSKPYIEFPLSIVTLKDENFIESINYLYDKKVAVGKNFTAHKLLEEYYPDLKLITVKNIEEGLEKVSNSEVYAFVGIKPNLIYNINKLNLNDLKISGNTGLTYKVAIMIRDDYPLLQEILNKAISSLDPSEVSQIAGKWNNIQYKENIDYTVFWIILSVGFVVFIVLIYINQQNMNRNKTLKLLVNERTKELKNLNQELEKRVELKTKELSRTNYLLDEAQKIARLGSFSYNTKTKHLEWSNEHFKIFGLYPNEIKPSITKFLSFVHEEEKRKVKHHLYKAIKSDKRKIIEFRILLRDNTLKHIQLTTKVTRFDANNKPIFIVGTIFDLTKIKDLEFQKREKDSMLAQQSKMAALGEMLENIAHQWRQPLSVISTASTGLQIQLEMGNEISEEMLYSNVKSINEHSQYLSKTIDDFRNFFNSKKEKEIFSINSTIEKSLSLVSSRIKKWNIEVVKELKTIEIETIESELIQILLNIFNNAVDALNSKQLEKKFIFISTIKRDNYLHIKVKDNAGGIPEKILDKIFEPYFTTKHKSQGTGIGLYMSNEIVTKHLNGSLQVVNSSYIFKDIKCTGALFTISIPLKKEIT